A window of Streptomyces profundus genomic DNA:
GTGGGGCGTGCGGTGGCGCCTGGTGGAAGACCTGGCCGTAGCGGCCCCGGTCGCCGGGGCCGAACTCGGGGGCCCGGTGGAGCCCCATCGCGCCATGGACGAACGACGGCACCCAGCGGGCCGTGTCGTCGCGCATGCGCAACGCGATCCGCCATCGGCCGCCCGGCTGGGTGCTACCGGTGCGCTGCGCGAGTTCCACCTCGACGACATCCGCCCAGCGCACCCGCCGGTTCCTGACCGAACCGACCAGCACCGCGCCCTCGTCGGTCAGCACCATCCGCCGCGACGCGATCCGCAGACAGGCCACGGTCAGCACCGTCCACAGCGCGTACTCGGTCGCGCTCACCGACGTCTCGGGCGCGAAGGGGCCCCGATCCCGGGTGGACGCCCAGGCGTTCAGGCCGCCACAGACGATCGCCGTCACCGCCGACAGCAGCCACCCGGCGAACCGCCAGCGATGCCGCAACACCCGTCGTCCAGCCATCTCCCCCGCCACCGTTGGCACCCCGGTCAGGCGTGGGGGTCGAGGTCGGCGTCGCGGGCGAGGAGGGCGGCCTGGACGCGGTTGTCGCATTCCAGCTTGGTCAGGATGCGGCTGACATAGGTCTTCACCGTGGCCTCGCTGACATGGATGCGCTGGCCGGCGTCGGCGTTGGAGAGGCCCTCGCCCAGGAGGGCGAGCACCTCCAACTCGCGGGCGCTCAGCGCCTGGAGGCGGCGGCGCGCCGCGTCCCTGCGGGCGCCGGCGGCGCCGCCGGGGCCGGTGGCCAGGGAGTCGACGACATGCCGCGTGACGCCGGGGGAGAGGAACGCGTCGCCGGCGGCGGCGGCGCGCACGGCGCGGATGAGTTCGCCGGGGGCCGCGTCCTTGAGGAGGAAACCGGCGCCGCCCTCGCCCAGCGCGCGCAGTACGTTGTCGCGCTCGCCGAAGGTGGTGAGGATCAGGGTGCGCACGGTCGGCGCGATCCGGCGCAGTTCGGCCAGCGCGGCGAGGCCGTCGAGCAGCGGCATCCGGATGTCGAGCAGGGCCACGTCCACAGCGTGTAGGCGGACGAGTTCGACCGCCTCGCGGCCGTTCCCGGCCTCGGCGACGACGTCGATGTCGTCGGCGGAGGTGAGGATCATCCTGATGCCCGCCCTGATGAGCGGCTCGTCGTCCGCGACGATGACCCTGATCACGGCGCTCTCCCCCGGCTCTGGCGGCGGTGCTCGGCGCGTCGGCCGGCGCGTCCCGGTGGGGACGGCGCGGTTCACGATACGCGAGGCGAAGGTGCCGTCATCCGTTGGTCGTTGCCGACGTAGCCGATCGGCTGCCGTGCCGCGCGGCGTCGGGCTCTACGGTGAGGGCGTGCAGCGAAGGACATGGGCCGAAGGCGCCTGGCAACGCCTGTTGGCGAAGGGGGTCGGCGCCTGGTCGGGGCGGCGGACGGCCGGCGAGGTCGTGCTGGCGGCGATCAACGCGCTGGTGGCGGGAGTCGGCCTCACCCGGTACGGGGTGGCGGCGATGGTGGTCGGGGCGGTGGTGGCGGCCGTGCTCTCCCTGCTGCGGCGGTTCGTCCCCGGCGGGGTGCTGGTGGTCGCCGGCGCGCTCACCGGGGCGTTCGGCGTCTTCTGGCTCATGCTGGTGCTGGCGGGCTGGTCGGCGGGGCGGCGGATCGTCGAACCCAGGCGGGTGGTCGGGGCGTTCGCCGCCTCCTGTGGTCTGCACAGCGCGCTGACGGCGGTCGGCGAGCCCCGGATGGCCCTGGAGCCTCGAGCGCTCCTCTTCGTCGTGCTGGCGTACCTGACCACCACCGTGCTGCCGGGTGTGGTCAACCGCTACCGGGGCCAACGCCGGACGCTGCTGCGCGCGTTGCACGAGCACAACGCCCAGCTGCTGCGGGAGCGTGAACTGATCGCGGCGCACGCCAGGTTGCGGGAGCGGCAGCGGATCGCGCAGGACATGCACGACAGCCTCGGCCATCAGCTGGCGCTGATCTCGCTGCGCACCGGCGCGCTGGAGGTCGATCCGTCCCTGACGGTCGGGCAGCGCGAGAAGGTGGTGGTGCTGCGGGAGGCGTCGGCCACGGCGCTGCGGGAACTGCGGGACGCCGTGGGGGTGTTGCACGAGGGGGAGCCGGACGGCGGTGCCTCGGAGGGCCGGGGCACCGGCGGGATCGAGGAGCTGGTGGCGGCGGCGCGGCAGGCGGGGGCTGAGGTGGCGCTGCGGCGGGCGGGCGAGGAGCGTCCGCTCGCCCCGGCCGGGGAGCAGGCCGCCTACCGGGTCGCCCAGGAGGCGTTGACCAACGCGCTCAAGCACGCTCCTGGGGCTCCCGTCACCGTGGAACTGCGGTACGAGCCGGACGCGTTGGTGGTCGAGATCGCCAACGGGCCGCTGGTCGAAGGGGCTTCGGGCGCGGATGTGGTGAGCGGCGGCCAGGGGTTGACCGGTATCGGGGAACGGGCGCGGCTGGTCGGCGGCATGGTGCACGCCGGGCCGACGGCCGATGGCGGCTTCCGGATCGCCGGGCTGCTCCCCTACGGGCCGCCGAACCGGCCCGCGCCGGACGCGGGCGCGCCTTTCGTCGAGGCGGTGGACGACTTTCGGCGACAGCGGCCCGCTGGGGCGGTGGGCGACGGTGGAGCGGTCATCGACTGGGCCGGATCGCCGCATCGGCAGGGGGAGTTCGACAGAGCCATGGGACAGGGACTGAGACGCGGAAGGCGGGCCTGCGCCATCGGATGCGGAGCCCTCCTGCTGGGAGTGGTGGGCATCGGGGTGCTGGCGTACTGGGGGATTCGGGAGGCCACCAAGACGATGATCGACCCGGAGGTCTACGAGGCCGCCCGGATCGGTGAGAACGAGGCGGCGCTGCGGGAGCGGCTGCCGGACAGTTCGTTCATGCTCACCGACCTGGAGGACGACGGCCCGCCGAAGCCGGCGGGCGCCGACTGTCTGGTGCTGCTGTCGAGCGACCAACCCGAGGACAGCGACGAGGCGTTCGTCTTCCGGTTCTGCTTCAAGGACGGCGAGCTGGTGGAGAAGCGGTCCTATGCGGTGGGGTGGTAGGGGTGGCCGCCGAGGTGCCCGATCAGGGGACGACCACCGGCCGCGAGAGCGGGTGGGACGATCCCTACCTGCCGTGGTGGGCCGGGTTGGGGCCGGTCGGGGCCGCCGTGCTGGTCGTCCTCGGGGCGGGCTTCGCGCTCTGGGCGCACTTCGAATTGCCCGGCCCGGGGGGTGACCGGGTGACGGGCTACTACCAGGGCGGCCAGGTCGTCGCCGTCGGCCTGGTCGTCGGGGGCGGCTGGCTGGTGGGGCGGCTGCGCGCGAAGGGCAGGCCGGACGGCGGGGCGTCGGCGTCGGCCGGGCGGTCAGGGGTCGCGGAGCAGGGCGCGGACGAGGCGGCCGAAGAGCAGCCGGCCGGCCCAGGCGGTGGGGGCGTCGAGCAGGCGTCGCGGCATCCCTCGGACGCGCGCCTCCTCCCGCCAGACGACAGCTGACCCGTCGGCCTCGGGCCGCACCTCGATCTCGGCCCAGCCGGCGACGACCCGGCCGCGTTTCTCCAACCGGCAGACGCCGGGCCGGTGTTCGGTGGGCGGCTGCCAGCGCACGACGTCCATCGGATCGTCGAAGGCGGCCCGTCCGATGCCGGTGCGGGCGACGACGGTGGTGCCGGTCCTGGTCTCTCCTGGCGGCCGGACGGCGATCCTGGTCAGCGGCGTGTGGGCGGCGTGCAGCCGCCAGTCCGTGAGACGCCGCCACGCCTCGTCGGCCGGCAGCGACGACCGGCGTTCGACGGTGAAGAGGGCCACGGGCCGATGGTAGGAGACGGAGGGGAGGAGACGACGGAGGGTTGGCGGGGAAGGCCACCGGATGGCGTGATTTCGCTACACTGCGTCAATCGATCACCACGGGGGCTCAATGGACGGGAGCACACCGTCGGAGGGTGTCAGGGTTCCCTTCTTCCAGGACCGTGTCCCCTTTCTCGCCTGCCTGGAGGACGGGGAGCGGGCGGAACTGCTCGCGCTGGGCCCCAAGGTCGCCTACAAGGCGCGCACCGAGGTCATCAGGGAGCACGACCCGTCTTCCCATGTGCAACTCATCGTCAGGGGCCGCCTGATGGTGACGGCCGGCTCCCCCAACGGCTATGTGGCGCTGCTGGCGCTGCGGCGTCCCGGGGACGTGGTCGGGGAGTCGGCGGCGTTGACGGGGCGCGTCAGGTCGGCGACGGTGACCACGTTGGAGGCGGCCGAGTGTGTGCTGGTCAGCCGGGAGGGCTTCCTCGACTTCCTCGCCCGGCGCCCCGGCGCGCACCGCAAGCTCAGCGCGCTGCTGGTCGACCGGGTCAGGGCCGGCGACCGCAGGGCGCTTGAGCTGGCCTCGCTGACCGTGCGGGAGCGGTTGGCGGTGCTCCTGCTCGATCTGGCTCGTTCGCACAGCGAACGCACCGAGGCCGGGCTGTTGTTGACGGTGCCGCTGAGCCAGCAGGAGCTGGCCGGGTCGGTCGGCGCTTCGCGGGAGGCGATCGTGCGGCTGCTGGCGGAGCTCCGCGCCAGCGGCGTGCTCGTGACCGCGCGGCGGAAGATGTGGTTACGCCGGCCCGAGGTGCTGCGCCGGATCGTGGGCGACGAGGGCAGGATCTGACCGACGGGCCGCGGCCCGCGCCTCGTTGTGCGTCATCGGTCACAGTTCGTCTGCGTCCCTTTCCCTAGAGGCGAACCCACTCCCGCCGCCACGCTGCTCTTCCCACAGCGAAACGGCGCCCGCTCCAGCGGGCCCGGCGAGAGGGAGGGGCCCGACGTGGCGGAACCACCGCGCCAGAACATCCTGTTGGTCGATATCAAGGGCTCGGGCCGGGGCGACGACGTGGTCCGGCGGGTGCGGCGGCGCCAGATGTACGAGACGGTCGCGTACGCCCTGGAGGCCGCCGAGGTGGGCACGGCCGACCACCGCGTGGAGGACCGTGGCGACGGCGTCCTGGTGCTGGTGAGCGCGGGCGTGTCGAAGGTGGGTCTGCTGCGCGCCGTGCTCGCCGAGATCCCGGCGCGGCTGCACGCCTACAACCGGCTGGCGGACGAGAGCGCCCGGGTGCGGCTGCGCGTGGTGCTGGCGGCGGGCGAGGTCGCGCTGGACGAGGGGCCAGGCGTGCTGGGGGGAGCGGTCGGTCGGGACCTGGACCAGGCGTTCCGGCTGCTGGACGGCGACCCGCTGCGGGAGGCGCTGCGCCGCCGCAGGGGCCGACCCGCCGGCCTGGAGGACGCGCTGCTGTGTGTCTCCGACGCGGTGTTCCAGGGCGTGGCACGTCACGACCACCGTGGCATCCGTAGTGACGCGTTCCAGCCGATCACCGTGCCGGGGAAGGAGGGGCTGGTGCGCGGCTGGGTGTACGGGGTGGGCGCCCCCCGGGCCGGGGAGCGGACGAGGGACACCCCGGAGCCGGCCGGGGCCGAGCCCGGCCGGGCGGCCGTCGAGGCGCCTGAGACGGCTACGGCTGCGGCGTCTCGCGGCGGCTGTGTGGCCGGGGACGTCCATGGCGTCCCGGGTGGCCGGGTCGGCGGGGATGTCGTCATGCGTGACAAGATCGTCGGCCAGCGGCGGAGCCGGGGTGAGCGGCCATGACGGCGCCGGAGGCGAAGCCGGCGGGCAGCGCCAGGCCCGGGCCGGGCGGCGCGGCGGGGCGGGGCGGGCGCACGGCGGGGCGGGACCCGGAAGGCGGCCCCCGATGACCCGGGAGTTCCCGAACGATCTGGCGGAGCAGTTGCTCAGGGAGGTCCGGGTGGAGATCGCCAGGGCCGACTCCAAGGCGGCCCTGCTGGTGGCGGCGCTCGGGCTCGGCGCCGGGCTGTTCGGCGGGATGACGACGAGCGGCGACTGGTCGCCCGGCTCCCTGGCCGTTGCCGGCCGGGTGTCGTGGTGGTTCGGCGTGCTGGCCCTGATCGTGGCGCTGGCCGCGTTCCTGCTGGCCGTGGCGCCGCGCTTCGGGCCGGACGACTGGACGTCGGAAGCGCCGCTGACCTACTTCGGCGACATCCACCGGGCGGCGCGGCGGGGGGAGTTGCGCCAGGCGCTGACGGCCACCGAAGCGGCGTCCGAGGCCCGGCTGGTCAAGGCCCTGGAGTTCAACAGCCGGATCGCGTCGATCAAGCTCCGCTGGGTTCGGCACGGCCTGATCGCGGTCGCCGCCGGCGTGCTGCTCATCTCGGGCGCCCTGCTCACCGGTTGAGGCCGGGGCGGCGTCCGTATCGGCGGTGGCGTGGTGCTGCTCATCTTCCTCTGCCTCTGCGCGATCGTGGTCGCCGGCGTGCTGACCATGCCGTGGCTGGTCGTGCCGATGCCGGTCAGCCCGTATGTGGTGGCCGCCGCCGGCCGGGCCGGCACGGCGGAGTCGCTGCTGAGCACCCATCCGAGCCTCACCAAGCGGCTGGAGCGCCTGGTCGGCCATCTGCCGCCGCCGACTCGCTGAGCGGCCCCCGCGGCCGGTTGACTTCAACCACGGTTGAACTTCTACCGTGCTGTCGTGGCGCCGCTCGAAGTCGTCGGGGCGTGGCCGTCGCAGCCAAGGAGGAGATGGGACCGTGGTGGACCAGCAGATTCGTCTCGAAGTGATCATCGGAAGCGTGCGGGAGGGCCGGGTCGGCTCGGCGGTGGCCTCCTGGTTCGCCGAACGGGCCCGCGAGCAGAAGGAGTTCGACGTCGGCCTGCTCGACCTGGCGGACCATGAGCTGTCCGACAGGCTCTCGGCGAACCCGCCGCGGGCGACCAGGGAGGCGCTCGCCGAGATCACGCCCCGGCTCGCCGCCGCCGACGCCTTCGTCGTGGTGACGCCCGAGTACAACCACAGCTATCCGGCGGCGCTGAAGACGGCCATCGACTGGCACCACGAGGAGTGGCAGGGCAAGCCCGTCGGGCTGGTCTCCTACGGCGGGCTGTCCGGCGGGCTGCGGGCGGCCGAGCACCTGCGGCAGGTGTTCGCCGAGCTCAGCGCCACCACCGTGCGGAACACCGTCAGCTTCCACCGGTCCAGCGCGCGGGACCACGGCCCCTGGGACGACTTCGGCGACGCCGGTGACCAGGACGCGGCCACCGCCGCCAGGGTGCTGCTGGACGAGCTCGGCTGGTGGGCGCTCGCCCTGCGCGACGCGCGCGCCGCCCGCCCCTACCCGGCGTGAACCCGGCGCCTCATCCGCCCCCGTAGCTCTCGGCGACGGCGGCGAACGCGGCCTTCGGCTCCCAGGGCAGGCCGGGGTAGGTGGTGCCGTGCCCCTGCGCGAGGACCTTGACGATGCCGAGGCTCGCGAGGTCAAGGTCGAGCCGGGGGTCGCCGTCGGGGCGGTGCGGCAGGTTGTCGAGGGCGAAGAGGAAGACGAATGTCGCGTCGACGCCCTCGGCCTCGAAGATCTCCAGCAGTTCGCGCAGGTAGGCGGCCTGTCCCGCCTCGTCGCGGTCGAAGGGGCCGGTCAGCCTGACGGGTTCGCCGGCCGCGTCGTGTTCCAGGATCTCCATGCTGCGCGGCGCGCGGTCGGCCGCGCCGCGCCAGGTGGCGGTGCCGAACCCGGTGATCGCGACCGGTTTGCCGCCGGCGACGAGGGATCGCACACCGTCCCGGAACCGGTCGGCCACCTCGGCCGAGCGGATGAGCTCGACGGCGACGATGTCGAACAGCTCCCAGTCGACCCGCTCGAAGGGGATCGCCGCATAGGTGACGGGGCCGTGGAACGTGCGGCGCACCAGGCGGACGGAGCGCCGCAGGAAGGCGTTGAGCCGCTCGCTCGCCTCGGCGATCCGCTCGGCCCTGCGCCCGGGATCCGCCAACAGCCGGGCGAGTCGCTCCGCCACGCTGTCGCCCTCCACGAACCCCCGGTTCATCAGGGTGAGTTCGACCCCGGCCACCAGCACCACCTCGGCCCCTTCGGCGCGCAGCCGCTCGGCCCTGGCCGCGCAGTCGGCGAAGAGGGCCAGCATCGCCTCGGCGTCCAGTTCGAGCGGGTAGGGCGAGAACCAGACCTCAAGGCCGAGTCGGGCGGCGGCGCGCGCCGCCAGCTCCAGCCGGTCCGGATCGCCGCCGGTGATCTGCACGGCGGTGCAGTGCAGATCGTCCCTGATGATCGCCAACTCCCTGGCGACGCGCGCCGGATCGAAGGTCGGGCGCGAGCTGCCGCCCTGCCGCACGAAGCCGGTGTCATAGGTCATTCCTCTGGCCCGCATGTCGAAGGTCCCTTCTCTCATCTGGACGGGAGGAGACCGTACGCCCAAAACTTGCGTGCGCGCAATATTGCGTCCACGCACCTTCGCTGGCATGCTGGGCGCGTGACAGGCAACCGCGACCCGGGGCTTCGC
This region includes:
- a CDS encoding response regulator transcription factor codes for the protein MIRVIVADDEPLIRAGIRMILTSADDIDVVAEAGNGREAVELVRLHAVDVALLDIRMPLLDGLAALAELRRIAPTVRTLILTTFGERDNVLRALGEGGAGFLLKDAAPGELIRAVRAAAAGDAFLSPGVTRHVVDSLATGPGGAAGARRDAARRRLQALSARELEVLALLGEGLSNADAGQRIHVSEATVKTYVSRILTKLECDNRVQAALLARDADLDPHA
- a CDS encoding Crp/Fnr family transcriptional regulator; the encoded protein is MDGSTPSEGVRVPFFQDRVPFLACLEDGERAELLALGPKVAYKARTEVIREHDPSSHVQLIVRGRLMVTAGSPNGYVALLALRRPGDVVGESAALTGRVRSATVTTLEAAECVLVSREGFLDFLARRPGAHRKLSALLVDRVRAGDRRALELASLTVRERLAVLLLDLARSHSERTEAGLLLTVPLSQQELAGSVGASREAIVRLLAELRASGVLVTARRKMWLRRPEVLRRIVGDEGRI
- a CDS encoding sensor histidine kinase — encoded protein: MQRRTWAEGAWQRLLAKGVGAWSGRRTAGEVVLAAINALVAGVGLTRYGVAAMVVGAVVAAVLSLLRRFVPGGVLVVAGALTGAFGVFWLMLVLAGWSAGRRIVEPRRVVGAFAASCGLHSALTAVGEPRMALEPRALLFVVLAYLTTTVLPGVVNRYRGQRRTLLRALHEHNAQLLRERELIAAHARLRERQRIAQDMHDSLGHQLALISLRTGALEVDPSLTVGQREKVVVLREASATALRELRDAVGVLHEGEPDGGASEGRGTGGIEELVAAARQAGAEVALRRAGEERPLAPAGEQAAYRVAQEALTNALKHAPGAPVTVELRYEPDALVVEIANGPLVEGASGADVVSGGQGLTGIGERARLVGGMVHAGPTADGGFRIAGLLPYGPPNRPAPDAGAPFVEAVDDFRRQRPAGAVGDGGAVIDWAGSPHRQGEFDRAMGQGLRRGRRACAIGCGALLLGVVGIGVLAYWGIREATKTMIDPEVYEAARIGENEAALRERLPDSSFMLTDLEDDGPPKPAGADCLVLLSSDQPEDSDEAFVFRFCFKDGELVEKRSYAVGW
- a CDS encoding NAD(P)H-dependent oxidoreductase, with the protein product MDQQIRLEVIIGSVREGRVGSAVASWFAERAREQKEFDVGLLDLADHELSDRLSANPPRATREALAEITPRLAAADAFVVVTPEYNHSYPAALKTAIDWHHEEWQGKPVGLVSYGGLSGGLRAAEHLRQVFAELSATTVRNTVSFHRSSARDHGPWDDFGDAGDQDAATAARVLLDELGWWALALRDARAARPYPA
- a CDS encoding SRPBCC family protein — its product is MALFTVERRSSLPADEAWRRLTDWRLHAAHTPLTRIAVRPPGETRTGTTVVARTGIGRAAFDDPMDVVRWQPPTEHRPGVCRLEKRGRVVAGWAEIEVRPEADGSAVVWREEARVRGMPRRLLDAPTAWAGRLLFGRLVRALLRDP
- a CDS encoding Pycsar system effector family protein, producing MTREFPNDLAEQLLREVRVEIARADSKAALLVAALGLGAGLFGGMTTSGDWSPGSLAVAGRVSWWFGVLALIVALAAFLLAVAPRFGPDDWTSEAPLTYFGDIHRAARRGELRQALTATEAASEARLVKALEFNSRIASIKLRWVRHGLIAVAAGVLLISGALLTG